Proteins co-encoded in one Desulfitobacterium hafniense DCB-2 genomic window:
- a CDS encoding ROK family transcriptional regulator, with product MRTGVLIYKDVLSSLSPEAKKILGLILHKGGMTKSQLAKVAGLKLTTLNRMMLPLEKADLILPTETGESTGGRKPVIYDVNPRRYYVIGIDISRLYSQVVLTNLKMELIEKDRFDMDRNSSPQATLNRILDWIGRVMEKRGHGYVIGVGIGTVGPLDRQSGIILNPENFEAQGWENIPLKAIVEERTGLPVIIDNGANGAVLAETRYGSGKGMKSVIYLNCGVGIRTGVISSGTLVRTINDADDTFAHMVIDVNGKPCHCGNQGCVERYSSIYAIMEALAEEMPQGKDRRNHKADRPVSYLELCREAEENDTIARQVLQNAAVRMGTGLANFIQLLNPGLVVLSGPLILHSQLFYEVCVEAAKRRRPWDKGGHLVFSRGGAFEENAISIGAAALVVEHYLEPETLG from the coding sequence ATGAGGACAGGAGTGCTGATTTATAAAGATGTTTTAAGCAGCTTGAGTCCGGAAGCTAAAAAGATATTGGGCCTGATCCTGCATAAGGGAGGGATGACTAAAAGTCAGCTGGCCAAAGTGGCGGGATTAAAGCTTACCACCCTGAACCGGATGATGCTCCCTCTGGAGAAGGCGGATCTCATCCTCCCCACGGAAACCGGTGAGTCCACCGGCGGTCGGAAGCCGGTCATTTATGATGTAAATCCCCGCCGCTATTATGTGATCGGGATTGATATTTCCCGCCTCTACTCCCAAGTTGTTTTGACCAACCTGAAAATGGAGCTGATCGAGAAAGACCGCTTTGATATGGACCGGAATTCTTCGCCGCAAGCCACTCTGAACCGGATTCTGGACTGGATAGGAAGGGTTATGGAAAAGCGGGGGCACGGATATGTGATCGGCGTTGGGATCGGTACGGTGGGGCCTTTGGACCGTCAAAGCGGCATCATCCTCAACCCGGAAAACTTTGAGGCCCAGGGTTGGGAAAATATTCCCCTCAAAGCTATCGTGGAAGAACGAACGGGCTTGCCGGTCATCATCGATAACGGTGCCAATGGGGCGGTTCTGGCAGAAACCCGTTACGGGAGCGGCAAAGGGATGAAAAGCGTGATCTATTTGAATTGCGGGGTGGGAATCCGAACCGGCGTCATCTCCTCAGGAACTCTGGTCAGGACAATCAATGATGCAGATGATACTTTCGCCCATATGGTGATCGATGTCAACGGTAAACCATGTCATTGTGGCAATCAGGGCTGCGTTGAGCGCTACTCCTCGATTTACGCTATTATGGAAGCCCTTGCTGAGGAAATGCCCCAAGGGAAGGACCGCCGAAATCACAAGGCCGATCGCCCGGTCTCCTATCTGGAGCTCTGCCGGGAGGCTGAGGAGAATGACACCATCGCCCGGCAAGTACTGCAAAATGCCGCTGTACGGATGGGCACGGGGTTGGCTAATTTCATCCAGCTGCTCAATCCGGGGCTTGTGGTTCTGAGCGGACCGCTTATTTTGCATTCTCAGCTCTTCTATGAGGTCTGTGTAGAGGCCGCCAAGCGAAGAAGACCTTGGGATAAAGGGGGGCACCTGGTGTTCAGCCGGGGCGGAGCCTTTGAAGAGAATGCCATCTCCATCGGTGCGGCCGCTCTGGTGGTGGAGCATTATTTGGAACCGGAGACTCTTGGGTGA
- a CDS encoding sulfate/molybdate ABC transporter ATP-binding protein, whose amino-acid sequence MSIEVSQVSKTFDTFTALHELNLKIHTGELVALLGPSGSGKTTLLRIIAGLEPPDTGSIIFDGEDNTEKSTQDRKVGFVFQHYALFKNMTVFENIAFGLKVRPAKLRPSKEVIRQKVQELLALVKMEELANRYPAQLSGGQRQRIALARALAVEPKVLLLDEPFGALDAKVRKDLRRWLRKLHNEYPITSVFVTHDQEEALDVADRIVILNEGKIEQIGTPEEVYDNPANPFVYNFLGNVNLFHGRMHDGKVELGSLQLEAPEHAGIGNADIVSYIRPHDIEICLEDEGKGFIAAEIFFIRAVGPIVNLELKRLDNDEYIEVEISKEVYRSLKLKAKQKVYLRPRDFKVYVPEDYVI is encoded by the coding sequence ATGAGTATAGAAGTTAGCCAGGTCAGCAAGACCTTTGACACCTTTACGGCTTTGCATGAACTCAATCTCAAGATCCATACCGGTGAACTGGTGGCTCTGCTCGGCCCCTCCGGTTCCGGCAAAACTACGTTGCTCCGGATTATCGCCGGCCTGGAACCCCCGGACACCGGCAGCATTATTTTCGACGGGGAAGACAATACGGAAAAAAGTACCCAGGACCGCAAAGTGGGCTTTGTGTTTCAGCATTATGCCCTTTTTAAAAACATGACGGTCTTTGAAAATATCGCCTTTGGTTTAAAGGTCCGGCCGGCCAAGCTCCGCCCTAGCAAAGAAGTGATTCGCCAAAAGGTTCAGGAACTGCTGGCCCTGGTGAAGATGGAAGAGCTGGCTAACCGCTATCCGGCTCAACTTTCCGGTGGTCAGCGCCAAAGAATCGCTTTGGCCCGGGCTCTGGCGGTGGAGCCCAAGGTTTTATTGCTGGATGAGCCCTTTGGAGCCCTGGATGCCAAAGTCCGTAAAGATCTGCGGCGTTGGTTGAGAAAGCTCCATAACGAATACCCGATCACCAGTGTGTTCGTGACTCATGATCAGGAAGAAGCTCTGGATGTGGCCGATCGCATCGTCATTCTCAATGAGGGAAAGATCGAACAGATTGGAACCCCGGAAGAGGTTTATGACAATCCGGCTAATCCCTTTGTCTACAACTTCCTGGGCAATGTCAATTTGTTTCACGGCCGGATGCACGACGGCAAAGTGGAGCTGGGCTCCCTGCAACTGGAGGCGCCGGAGCATGCCGGAATCGGCAACGCAGACATTGTCAGCTATATCCGCCCCCACGACATTGAAATTTGTCTGGAGGATGAAGGCAAAGGCTTTATTGCCGCGGAGATTTTCTTTATCCGGGCGGTGGGACCCATCGTCAATCTGGAATTAAAGCGTTTGGATAACGATGAGTATATCGAAGTGGAAATCAGCAAAGAGGTCTATAGAAGTCTGAAGCTGAAGGCCAAGCAGAAAGTCTATCTCCGGCCCCGTGATTTCAAGGTGTATGTTCCTGAAGATTATGTTATTTGA
- the cysW gene encoding sulfate ABC transporter permease subunit CysW — MKSKKNSKKNRTPGSHAQGIQWLLTGIALLFFITMLILPLILVFTKAFEKGAGVYLAAIQDPMALKAIQLTLLTVGIAVPVNTIFGLGAAWAVAKFQFKGKNLLLTLIDLPFAISPVVAGLIFVLLFSTTHGLLAPFLTAWGLKIIFAPPGIILATLFVTLPFVARELIPLMEAQGTAEEEAALTLGASGWQTFLRITLPNIKWALLYGIILTAARAAGEFGAVSVVSGHIRGLTNTMSLHVEILYNEYQFSAAFAVATLLTVIAIINLLVKNIAGWKIKRMEEKT, encoded by the coding sequence ATGAAGAGTAAGAAAAACAGTAAGAAAAACAGAACTCCCGGGTCCCACGCTCAAGGGATTCAATGGCTGCTGACCGGCATTGCTTTGCTGTTTTTTATCACCATGCTGATCTTACCCCTGATCCTGGTGTTCACCAAAGCCTTTGAAAAGGGGGCGGGAGTCTATCTGGCCGCCATTCAGGACCCGATGGCCCTGAAAGCTATTCAGCTGACCCTTCTCACCGTAGGGATCGCGGTGCCTGTCAATACAATTTTTGGCTTGGGGGCCGCCTGGGCAGTGGCCAAGTTTCAGTTTAAAGGCAAAAATCTGCTTCTGACCCTGATTGATCTGCCTTTTGCCATTTCCCCCGTGGTTGCAGGATTAATTTTCGTGCTGCTGTTCAGTACCACCCATGGCCTGCTGGCTCCGTTTTTGACGGCCTGGGGACTGAAGATCATTTTTGCCCCTCCCGGGATTATTCTGGCCACTTTATTCGTCACTCTGCCCTTTGTGGCCCGGGAGTTGATCCCGTTGATGGAGGCCCAGGGAACGGCAGAAGAGGAAGCGGCTTTGACCCTGGGGGCCAGCGGCTGGCAGACTTTTCTGCGCATTACCCTGCCCAATATCAAATGGGCTCTGCTTTATGGCATCATTCTGACGGCAGCCAGAGCGGCCGGGGAATTCGGGGCGGTCTCCGTGGTCTCCGGTCATATCCGGGGGCTGACCAATACCATGTCCCTCCACGTGGAGATCCTGTACAACGAATATCAGTTTTCCGCTGCTTTTGCGGTAGCCACCCTGTTGACGGTAATTGCCATCATCAATCTTTTGGTCAAAAACATTGCCGGCTGGAAAATCAAGCGGATGGAGGAAAAAACATGA
- the cysT gene encoding sulfate ABC transporter permease subunit CysT, translated as MQTLSSRFSLKQYSVLPGFGITMGLSLMYLSLLVFIPIAMVFLNSSQLGWGKFMEIVLSPRVLASLKISFGASFLAATVNAVFGLLLAWVLERYTFPGKRIVDGLIDLPFALPTAVAGISLTTLYAPNGWIGRLFEPLGLKIAYTPLGITIALIFISLPFVVRTVQPVLQGMDREVEEAAACLGATRFQTFRKVILPVLLPAVITGFALAFARSLGEYGSVVFISGNMPMYTEITPLLIRTKLEQYDYAGGTAIAAVMLVISFIMLLVINLIQWWSGNRDKG; from the coding sequence ATGCAGACATTATCCTCCCGCTTCAGTCTGAAACAATACAGCGTTCTGCCGGGATTCGGGATCACCATGGGTTTGTCTTTGATGTATCTCAGCCTCCTGGTTTTCATCCCCATCGCTATGGTGTTCCTGAACAGCTCTCAGCTGGGTTGGGGGAAATTCATGGAGATTGTCCTATCACCCAGAGTCCTGGCCTCCCTGAAGATATCCTTTGGCGCCTCCTTCTTGGCGGCCACTGTCAACGCGGTCTTCGGGCTGCTGTTGGCCTGGGTTCTGGAGCGATATACCTTTCCGGGCAAGAGAATCGTTGATGGCTTGATCGATCTGCCTTTTGCTCTGCCTACGGCTGTAGCTGGTATTTCCCTGACTACTCTTTATGCCCCTAACGGCTGGATCGGCCGGCTTTTTGAGCCCCTGGGATTAAAGATTGCCTATACCCCTTTGGGAATTACCATCGCCCTGATTTTTATCAGCCTGCCTTTTGTGGTGCGGACAGTTCAGCCGGTTCTGCAGGGTATGGACCGGGAAGTGGAAGAAGCGGCGGCTTGTTTGGGGGCTACCCGGTTTCAAACCTTTCGCAAAGTGATTTTACCGGTTCTACTGCCGGCGGTCATCACCGGCTTTGCCCTGGCTTTTGCCCGCTCTCTGGGGGAATACGGCTCAGTTGTCTTTATTTCCGGCAATATGCCCATGTATACGGAAATCACCCCTCTGCTTATTCGGACCAAGCTGGAACAATACGATTATGCCGGTGGTACGGCCATTGCCGCTGTGATGCTGGTGATCTCCTTTATCATGCTGCTGGTGATCAATCTCATTCAGTGGTGGTCAGGCAACCGGGATAAGGGCTGA
- a CDS encoding sulfate ABC transporter substrate-binding protein, whose translation MKKFENLKVKSATGKKFGTAVLIAALIVALTGCGGKATPADTAAGGKPPVSLLNVSYDPTRELYQEYNIAFSKYWKEKTGQDVTIQQSHGGSGSQARTVIDGNEADVVTLALAYDIDSINSQKSLLNPEWQKRLPNNSTPYTSTIVFLVKKGNPKNIKDWNDLVQPGVSVITPNPKTSGGARWNYLAAWAYALEHNNNDAQKAKEFVEALYKNVPVLDSGARGSTTTFVERGIGDVLLAWENEAFLSLREFGEDKFEIVVPSLSILAEPPVTVVDSVVDKKGTREVAEAYLDYLYSDEGQEIAAKNFYRPRNEAVAQKYAAQFPQINLFTIDDVFGGWAEAQQEHFADGGVFDQIYAEK comes from the coding sequence GTGAAGAAATTTGAGAACCTGAAAGTAAAATCTGCAACCGGGAAAAAATTCGGGACAGCCGTTCTGATTGCGGCGTTGATTGTTGCTCTGACCGGATGCGGTGGCAAGGCGACGCCTGCCGATACAGCCGCCGGCGGCAAACCGCCGGTATCTCTGCTCAATGTCTCCTATGATCCCACCCGTGAGCTTTATCAGGAGTACAATATAGCTTTCAGCAAGTACTGGAAAGAAAAAACCGGCCAGGATGTGACCATCCAGCAGTCCCATGGCGGCTCGGGCAGCCAGGCCAGAACGGTTATTGACGGCAATGAAGCGGATGTGGTCACTTTGGCGCTGGCCTATGACATCGACTCCATCAACTCTCAAAAGAGCCTGCTCAATCCGGAATGGCAGAAACGCCTGCCCAACAATTCCACGCCCTACACCTCCACCATCGTCTTTCTGGTGAAGAAGGGCAACCCTAAAAATATTAAGGATTGGAACGACCTGGTGCAGCCGGGAGTATCGGTGATCACTCCCAACCCGAAAACCTCCGGGGGTGCCCGTTGGAACTACCTGGCAGCCTGGGCCTATGCCCTGGAACACAATAATAATGATGCTCAAAAAGCCAAAGAATTTGTTGAAGCTCTCTATAAAAACGTACCGGTACTGGATTCAGGGGCTCGGGGCTCCACCACAACCTTTGTGGAGCGGGGGATCGGTGATGTGCTGCTGGCCTGGGAAAATGAGGCCTTCCTCTCCTTAAGGGAATTCGGGGAAGATAAATTTGAAATTGTGGTTCCTTCCCTCAGCATCCTGGCCGAGCCGCCGGTAACGGTAGTGGATTCCGTGGTGGACAAGAAAGGCACCCGGGAAGTGGCGGAAGCTTATCTGGACTATCTCTACAGTGATGAAGGCCAGGAAATTGCCGCCAAGAACTTCTACAGGCCCAGAAATGAGGCTGTGGCCCAAAAATATGCCGCTCAGTTCCCCCAAATCAATCTCTTCACGATTGATGATGTGTTCGGCGGCTGGGCCGAAGCCCAGCAGGAGCATTTCGCCGACGGCGGCGTCTTTGATCAAATTTATGCAGAGAAATAA